ACGTTGGGTACTACTTGACTTAGCAGATGTAGTCGTACATGTCTTCCATAAGGATGAACGTGACTATTATAATCTTGAAAAGTTATATCAAGACGCTGAAATTCTTGGTTATCATGAGGTGATTAAGTCATAATGGCTTATCAAACACTCAGTGCTTTTTATGATAAATTAACGGACGACCAACCCTATGATCAGTGGTTAGAAATTGTTCAACGTTATTTATCCAAATCACATATCACATCCATATTAGATTTGGGGTGTGGTACAGGCACATTAACTGAAAAATTCTTAAGTTTTTCGGATCAAGTGATAGGTATGGATTTGAGTGAAGAGATGGTCATTTATGCCCAACAAAAGTCCAATGATGTATCATGGCTTGTTGGAAATATGGCTGATTTTCAATTATCGCAGCGTTTCGATGCTATTACCATCTTATGCGATTCGTTAAATTATTTATCAGATGAAGAAGATGTACTCGCAACGTTCAATCATGTATATCAACACTTAAATCATGAGGGTGTACTGATATTTGATGTGCATACTACACATAAAATGGATACACAGTTTAACGGTGAAACGTATCTCGATGATCGGGAAAATTTAACATTAGTGTGGCAAACTGAAGCGGGTGAATTACCACATAGTGTTTGGCATGATTTAATCTTTTTTGTTCAAGAAGAAGACGGTCAATACACACGCCATGATGAGACACAATTCCAAAGAACATTGGATAAGTCGATTTATCAAAGTATGTTAGAATCAATTGGGTTCAAAAATATTCAAACATTTTATGATTTTAATCCCGAATGTCACGATGCGAAAAGCGATCGCTTATTTTTTGTTGCATCAAAATAAATACAAAGTAATAACCCTCCTTTATGCATGTATTCATATGCAAAGGAGGGTTTCATATGTCTTTCATTTCCCAATTACAAGCTTGGTGTTTAAAATACCGTTTCATCTCAGTATTTGCAATTGTTTTATTATGTGTAGCAGTATTTGTACTTATTCGATTAATTTCTTCTGATGATGAAGAGGCAGCTTCGACGTCACTCATTCAGCAAACAGAGGTAAGTGACTCAAATGCAACAGCACACTTATCTCAAGGAAAAACGTCTACAGAACAACAAGCTGTTCCGATTGTTGTTGATGTAAAAGGAGCAGTAAAACATCCAAATACATATCAGATGATGTCAGATGATCGAATGAAGCAATTGATTGATAAAGCAGGGGTTTTACCTAATGCTGACTTAACAAAAATTAATCTTGTTGAAAAGTTGACGGATCAAAAGATGATCTATATCCCACAAAAAGGAGAACAGGTTGATCCATCATTATCTGCTGGGCCCAATAATTCAAATGGAGCTAGCCCAGGGCAAAATCAGGTCATTAATTTGAATACAGCACAACTCAATGATTTAACGAATGTTCCGGGAATAGGACCTGCGAAAGCACAAGCGATATTAGCTTATCGAGAGGAAAAGGGTCAATTTCAGTCTGTTGAAGAATTGAAAGAAGTGAAAGGTATTGGAGATAAAACATATGAAAACTTAAGCAGTTATTTTACGGTTTGATTGGAGCATTTGTTGGTTTCAATGTTATAATCTAAAGAAATTCAGTGCATACAAGGAGTGACATGATGGAAAGAATAGAATGGCATGATTATTTTATGGCGCAAGCACATTTACTTGCATTGCGATCTACATGTAAACGATTGTCTGTAGGTGCAACAATTATAAAGGATAATCGCATTATTGCAGGTGGTTATAATGGCTCTGTAGCAGGAGAAGTTCACTGTATTGATGAAGATTGTCTCCTTGAAGATGGACATTGTATTCGTACGATTCATGCAGAAATGAATGCAATATTGCAGTGTTCAAAACAAGGTGTTTCTACAGAAGGTGCGACAATCTATGTGACACATTTTCCATGTTTAAATTGTACGAAGTCTATCATACAAGCAGGTATCAAGACGATCTATTATGCTAAAGATTATCACAATCATGCGTATGCTTTACAGTTACTTGAGCAATCAGGTGTCAAATATGAGCATATTCCTTTTGAACCTGAACGCATTGCCAACTATATTATGGATAGCCAATGATTTACATATTAATAGCATATATCGTTGGTCAGTTCGCTTATCATCATAGCTTATCTGCATGTTGTATTGGGTTTGTTATGTATGTAAGTATGGTGATAAAGCGACAAACGATATATGTCATATTGATATCTACATTTTGTATCATGATGGGTTACTACATTGAATCAAACTCGATGCAGTCTACAACAGGCGATATTCAAGTATCTGACAAAACAATCCATTCCATGATACATATTGAGTCGCTACCTATTTATAATGGGGATTTTTATCATACAACTGTTACAATGAAGAACCAAGCTTATCGACTGATTTTTAGAGAAATCAAAAATACCACACGTCAACCGCAAGCCTCATTTTGGGTGGATCATGATTGTGAAATAAAAGCGACAACAAAACCCGCACAACAAGAGAATTCACTTCCTACACTATTTACAAATCAACTTGATTTAAATGCTTGTAATATCACATATCATATAACGTTAAAAGATAAAATTCTACAGCTACGTAATACAGCAATTGAAAGACTAGCTCAATCTAAGTTATCAGGTTTTCCATATATTATCGCACTAGTCACTGGGACAACAGATTACATTCCAATACTTCAAAAACAACAATTAAGAGATCTTGGTATTTCTCACTTGTTTGCAGTGAGCGGGACTCATGTTGCCATTATGACAGGATTACTCTATATGATTGGAAAACGCTGTCCAATTCCACTGTATGTCGCTAAAGGATGTATACTCATCGTACTGCCACTATTTTTAATATTTGCTGGTAATAGTCCGAGTGCACAACGAGCGGTTGTGATGGCGATACTAGTCATTCTTTTACTACGATATACACCGCAACAACCACTGTATATTCTACTTATTTCCTACATAATTTTATCTGTTTATAATCCTCAGATTCATACCCACATTGGTTTTCAATTCTCCTATACTATCTGTTTTTTATTACTGATGCTTCGTGATACTTATATCAATAAAACATTTATCAAAGCTTTTTTTATCACAAGTATGATTTCCATTTTAGGTACGATTCCGATTAGTTATCAATACTTCAATGAACTTCAGTGGATTGGCTTGATTTCGAATATATTTTTTATTCCACTATATGGTTTTTGTATTATTCCATTATCATTCCTAACAATATTAATTGCTTTACTGTGCCCATCATTGTTATTTCTTTTTAAACTACCATTTTCTTTCTTTTTTGCTATTCACAAATTTATTTTAGTTTGTCTTAAACCACTTATTGCATTTAAAGTCATTCTCCCAGACTTTGGTGAGTTGGGATACGCCACTTCTATAGTATTTACTATCTTTTTTGCGTACTTTTTAGCACAAAACAAGCGTGGCGTGCTTATCATCTTAACAGCTTGCACTTTTATAGTGTTATTGATTTGTCATCCTCATCATGAAAATCGAATGACGATGATTGATGTTGGTCAAGGAGATGCCATCCTATTTGAAACGTCAACTGGGCAGACGGTATTAATAGATACAGGAGGGGAGCGGGAGGATAAAAATCATTTTGCACACAAATTATCTATCACTGATCAGAAATTATTTCCATATTTGAAGACTCGTGGCATTCATAAGATTGATTATTTAATTCTTACACATCCACATGCCGATCACATGGGAGAATTAGAACATCTTGCACAACGGGTAATAATTGAAAACATTGTGATTAATCCTAATCATTTTGATAAGGTGAATGCTACAATTGTTCAAAAGGTATTAAGACAAGAACAATCGAAACTTTGGGATTTTAAAAAATTGAATCAACTTAAATTAGGTGATTTTAAATTTCAATTTTTAAATTGTGATGTTGAAATGAGTGATGACCCTAACGAACATTCTATTGTGACTTTAGTGAATATTAATCAATACAAATTATTATTGATGGGGGATGCGACTATAAAAAATGAGGAAAAGCTCTTGCAATCGTATCAATTACCTAAGATTGATATTTTGAAAGTAGGCCATCATGGTAGTAAAACAAGCAGTTCTGTGGCTTTTCTTGAAACAATTAAACCAGATATTGCCCTTATTTCAGTAGCAAAACATAATATGTATCATTTACCAAGCCCACTGATATTAGATAGGTTTATCAATAATCATATCCCCGTCTATAGTACTGCGGATAACCATCATGTGATTATTACATTCCCTAATGATATAAATCATTCTTATAAATTGAGCCATGAGTCAAAGGGTGATTCATAGAACGAACTATTCCTAAATCATGTTATAATACGTATACATTTATTTTTGAAAGGGAGAAACACATGTCCTATTTGCATGTTGTATATGGTGAAGTGCCAGAACTCGTAGATAAAGAAAGTGATCAACTGATCGATCAATATTT
This region of Staphylococcus sp. IVB6240 genomic DNA includes:
- a CDS encoding class I SAM-dependent methyltransferase, translating into MAYQTLSAFYDKLTDDQPYDQWLEIVQRYLSKSHITSILDLGCGTGTLTEKFLSFSDQVIGMDLSEEMVIYAQQKSNDVSWLVGNMADFQLSQRFDAITILCDSLNYLSDEEDVLATFNHVYQHLNHEGVLIFDVHTTHKMDTQFNGETYLDDRENLTLVWQTEAGELPHSVWHDLIFFVQEEDGQYTRHDETQFQRTLDKSIYQSMLESIGFKNIQTFYDFNPECHDAKSDRLFFVASK
- a CDS encoding helix-hairpin-helix domain-containing protein: MSFISQLQAWCLKYRFISVFAIVLLCVAVFVLIRLISSDDEEAASTSLIQQTEVSDSNATAHLSQGKTSTEQQAVPIVVDVKGAVKHPNTYQMMSDDRMKQLIDKAGVLPNADLTKINLVEKLTDQKMIYIPQKGEQVDPSLSAGPNNSNGASPGQNQVINLNTAQLNDLTNVPGIGPAKAQAILAYREEKGQFQSVEELKEVKGIGDKTYENLSSYFTV
- a CDS encoding ComE operon protein 2, translated to MERIEWHDYFMAQAHLLALRSTCKRLSVGATIIKDNRIIAGGYNGSVAGEVHCIDEDCLLEDGHCIRTIHAEMNAILQCSKQGVSTEGATIYVTHFPCLNCTKSIIQAGIKTIYYAKDYHNHAYALQLLEQSGVKYEHIPFEPERIANYIMDSQ
- a CDS encoding DNA internalization-related competence protein ComEC/Rec2, which translates into the protein MKNQAYRLIFREIKNTTRQPQASFWVDHDCEIKATTKPAQQENSLPTLFTNQLDLNACNITYHITLKDKILQLRNTAIERLAQSKLSGFPYIIALVTGTTDYIPILQKQQLRDLGISHLFAVSGTHVAIMTGLLYMIGKRCPIPLYVAKGCILIVLPLFLIFAGNSPSAQRAVVMAILVILLLRYTPQQPLYILLISYIILSVYNPQIHTHIGFQFSYTICFLLLMLRDTYINKTFIKAFFITSMISILGTIPISYQYFNELQWIGLISNIFFIPLYGFCIIPLSFLTILIALLCPSLLFLFKLPFSFFFAIHKFILVCLKPLIAFKVILPDFGELGYATSIVFTIFFAYFLAQNKRGVLIILTACTFIVLLICHPHHENRMTMIDVGQGDAILFETSTGQTVLIDTGGEREDKNHFAHKLSITDQKLFPYLKTRGIHKIDYLILTHPHADHMGELEHLAQRVIIENIVINPNHFDKVNATIVQKVLRQEQSKLWDFKKLNQLKLGDFKFQFLNCDVEMSDDPNEHSIVTLVNINQYKLLLMGDATIKNEEKLLQSYQLPKIDILKVGHHGSKTSSSVAFLETIKPDIALISVAKHNMYHLPSPLILDRFINNHIPVYSTADNHHVIITFPNDINHSYKLSHESKGDS